The following are encoded together in the Rhodococcus antarcticus genome:
- a CDS encoding FadR/GntR family transcriptional regulator, which translates to MTVRPPLASGLADTIVNDIIAGRYLTNAPLPSETDLATESGLSRLTVREAVKSLAAKGVVRVEQGRGTFVNPSDSWSVLDPVLLLARSNRDGDRLALPRMLIEARRVVEVAVAELAAARRTEADLADMEHALRGMRSAAAVADVAAFVAADIAFHQYVLDAARNSFITSLFDPLSRILQLTRHQTSAHEPVREHAIGHHQQILDAVRAGDPAQAGRVMREHMTQTEQDMDIYVLDPGAAMLALRAGDSEVAPRRRARG; encoded by the coding sequence GTGACGGTGCGACCGCCCCTGGCGTCAGGCCTGGCCGACACCATCGTCAACGACATCATCGCCGGGCGGTACCTGACGAACGCGCCCCTGCCCAGCGAGACCGACCTCGCCACCGAGTCCGGGCTCAGCAGGTTGACGGTGCGCGAGGCGGTCAAGTCGTTGGCCGCCAAGGGTGTGGTGCGGGTCGAGCAGGGACGCGGCACCTTCGTCAACCCCTCCGACAGCTGGTCGGTGCTCGACCCGGTGCTGCTGCTCGCCCGGTCCAACCGGGACGGCGACCGGCTTGCCCTACCGCGCATGCTCATCGAGGCACGACGCGTCGTGGAGGTGGCCGTGGCCGAGCTCGCCGCGGCACGACGCACCGAGGCCGACCTGGCCGACATGGAGCACGCGTTGAGGGGGATGCGCTCGGCCGCAGCGGTCGCCGACGTCGCAGCGTTCGTCGCGGCGGACATCGCCTTCCACCAGTACGTCCTGGACGCGGCCCGCAACAGCTTCATCACCTCGTTGTTCGACCCGCTCTCCCGCATCCTGCAGCTGACCCGGCACCAGACCTCGGCGCACGAACCGGTGCGCGAGCACGCGATCGGTCACCACCAGCAGATCCTCGATGCCGTCCGCGCCGGGGACCCCGCCCAGGCCGGGCGGGTGATGCGCGAGCACATGACCCAGACCGAGCAGGACATGGACATCTACGTGCTGGATCCCGGTGCCGCGATGCTCGCGCTGCGAGCCGGCGACTCCGAGGTCGCCCCACGACGTCGCGCGCGCGGCTGA
- a CDS encoding ABC transporter permease — MTSPDTTDQETTMSDVITTPPETEPAGDGSRGGRGAGSARRVRSALAAREAGLAGVLLVLVVFLAWRSPYFITTSNITVVARLAALSLIIAVGMTFVILAAGIDLSVGSTVALTSIVTGETMVSLNLNIALAVALALLSGVAVGLVNGVIIATTSIPPFVVTLGMLAVARGLALGITQGQTLSGLPASFLVLGQGSIAGVPIPVWIAAGVAVVAHVALTRTRFGRNVYFVGSNEQAAVLSGIRVRRTKIIIFAIAGGLAGLEGIIETARLSVGQPSAGNGYELVAIGAVVIGGASLFGGEGSILGTVLGTVLLALIQDGLILLDISAYWQQVFSGVIIVAAVALNIWRQQRGRGK, encoded by the coding sequence ATGACCAGCCCCGACACCACCGACCAGGAGACCACCATGTCCGACGTCATCACCACACCCCCGGAGACGGAGCCCGCCGGGGACGGCAGCCGCGGTGGCCGCGGCGCCGGTTCGGCGCGCCGTGTGCGCTCGGCGCTTGCCGCCCGCGAGGCGGGCCTCGCCGGGGTCCTTCTGGTGCTGGTCGTCTTCCTGGCCTGGCGCTCGCCCTACTTCATCACCACCAGCAACATCACCGTCGTAGCCCGACTCGCGGCCCTGTCGCTGATCATCGCCGTAGGCATGACCTTCGTCATCCTCGCTGCCGGCATCGACCTCTCCGTCGGGTCCACTGTGGCCCTGACCAGCATCGTCACCGGCGAGACGATGGTCAGCCTCAACCTGAACATCGCCCTGGCCGTGGCGCTCGCGCTGCTGTCCGGTGTCGCGGTGGGACTGGTCAACGGCGTCATCATCGCAACCACCTCCATCCCACCTTTCGTGGTCACCCTCGGAATGCTCGCGGTCGCCCGGGGTCTTGCCCTCGGCATCACCCAGGGACAGACGCTCAGCGGCCTGCCGGCGTCCTTCCTGGTCCTCGGTCAGGGCTCCATCGCCGGAGTGCCCATCCCCGTGTGGATCGCAGCCGGGGTAGCCGTGGTTGCCCACGTCGCCCTCACCCGGACCCGCTTCGGACGCAACGTGTACTTCGTCGGATCCAACGAGCAGGCCGCCGTGCTCTCCGGCATCCGAGTCCGACGCACCAAGATCATCATCTTCGCCATCGCCGGCGGGCTCGCTGGGCTGGAAGGCATCATCGAGACGGCCCGGCTCAGCGTCGGGCAGCCTTCAGCGGGCAACGGCTACGAGCTGGTCGCCATCGGAGCTGTGGTCATCGGCGGGGCAAGCCTGTTCGGGGGGGAGGGCAGCATCCTCGGCACAGTCCTCGGGACTGTGCTGCTGGCCCTCATCCAGGACGGCCTGATCCTGCTCGACATCTCCGCGTACTGGCAGCAGGTGTTCAGCGGGGTGATCATCGTCGCCGCCGTCGCGCTCAACATCTGGCGTCAGCAGCGCGGACGAGGCAAATGA
- a CDS encoding sugar ABC transporter ATP-binding protein, with product MQGIVKSYPGVRALRGVDLVVEPGQVMGLVGENGAGKSTLLKVLAGAITADEGTIEVAGRPTELRSPRDSRDAGIAVIYQELMLAEHLSIAENVFAGREPGRGWRGVDFPAMRRDTARLLRELGINASPNDQVGRLNVARRQMVEIAKALSIDARLIVMDEPTSSLTEDEVERLLALVVRLRERGVSVVYVSHRMREIFAVADAITVMRDGELVGVHRTAEVTPDQVVKMMVGRELIDMYGTRPAPPTGPRGAPRPAPTPVLTVRGLHAGPRVRDVSLSVSAGEIVGLAGLVGAGRSETALAVFGHLHRTGGSVLIDGTEVHLRSPREAIAAGIAYVPEDRKQQGLFLNLSIRANMSSACLDDVSTNGVLSARRDRALAERLAGELQVKASSVETTVGTLSGGNQQKVILARWLARRPKVLILDEPTRGVDVGAKAEIYRLIRAIAAEGVAVLMISSELPEVLGLSDRVLVMREGCLVGELDGPTAHEHEVMAMATGVHETAS from the coding sequence ATGCAGGGCATCGTCAAGAGCTACCCGGGGGTCCGTGCCCTGCGGGGGGTGGACCTGGTGGTCGAGCCCGGTCAGGTCATGGGCCTGGTCGGGGAGAACGGTGCCGGCAAGAGCACCCTGCTGAAAGTCCTCGCCGGTGCCATCACCGCCGATGAGGGCACCATCGAGGTCGCTGGTCGCCCCACGGAGCTGCGGAGTCCCCGGGACTCACGAGATGCTGGCATCGCGGTCATCTACCAGGAGCTGATGCTCGCCGAGCACCTCAGCATCGCCGAGAACGTCTTTGCGGGTCGGGAACCGGGTCGTGGGTGGCGGGGAGTGGACTTCCCGGCGATGCGCCGCGACACGGCCAGGCTGCTGCGGGAGCTGGGGATCAATGCCTCCCCGAACGACCAGGTGGGTCGGCTGAACGTGGCCCGCCGGCAGATGGTGGAGATCGCGAAGGCGCTATCCATCGACGCCCGGCTGATCGTGATGGACGAGCCGACCTCCTCGCTCACCGAGGACGAGGTGGAGAGGCTGCTTGCGCTGGTGGTCCGCCTGCGCGAGCGGGGGGTCAGCGTCGTCTACGTCTCCCACCGCATGCGGGAGATCTTCGCTGTCGCCGACGCCATCACCGTCATGCGTGACGGTGAGCTGGTCGGGGTGCACCGCACGGCGGAGGTCACCCCCGACCAGGTGGTCAAGATGATGGTCGGCCGCGAGCTCATCGACATGTACGGGACCCGGCCGGCACCCCCGACTGGACCCCGGGGGGCTCCGCGACCAGCGCCGACGCCGGTGCTCACCGTCCGTGGGCTGCACGCCGGGCCTCGTGTCCGGGACGTCAGCCTGTCGGTGTCCGCTGGGGAGATCGTGGGGCTGGCCGGCCTCGTCGGGGCCGGTCGCAGCGAGACCGCCCTCGCCGTGTTCGGCCACCTGCACCGCACCGGGGGCAGCGTCCTCATCGACGGCACCGAGGTGCACCTGCGCAGCCCCCGAGAGGCGATCGCCGCCGGGATCGCCTACGTCCCGGAGGACCGCAAGCAGCAAGGCCTGTTCCTCAACCTGTCTATCCGCGCCAACATGTCCTCGGCGTGCTTGGACGACGTGTCCACCAACGGGGTGCTCTCCGCCAGACGTGACCGCGCCCTCGCCGAGCGGCTCGCCGGCGAGCTGCAGGTCAAGGCGTCGTCGGTGGAGACCACGGTGGGCACCCTGAGCGGCGGCAACCAGCAGAAGGTGATCCTGGCCCGCTGGCTCGCTCGGCGCCCCAAGGTGCTGATCCTCGACGAACCCACCCGCGGGGTCGACGTGGGCGCCAAGGCAGAGATCTACCGCCTCATCCGAGCCATCGCCGCCGAGGGCGTCGCGGTCCTGATGATCTCCTCTGAGCTGCCGGAGGTTCTGGGCCTGTCCGACCGCGTCCTGGTGATGCGGGAGGGCTGCCTTGTCGGCGAGCTCGACGGACCAACCGCCCACGAACACGAGGTCATGGCGATGGCCACCGGCGTCCACGAGACCGCGTCATGA
- a CDS encoding sugar-binding protein yields MRRVAMLGTLLVSASLLATACSSGAGSAGTGSAPATGAAGGGAAVQGGSASDVSSNTYVFLPKSLNNPYWVDARKGMEAGVSKFGVQAQFLGPDTDDAAKQVAIFESVLAKKPAGIAVSPNDPGSVTQIVAMARAANIPVIAWDGPVPNSEVQGYIGTDNVAAGEKAAEALGKAMGGKGKVAVVIGSLSATNLNQRLDGLKKGLAKFPDISIVATEQSGESVGDAQAKAETILQAHPDLAGFAGIGGSDLPGIAGALKSGGQCGKIKTVGFDVVPQGVDGMKGGCVDALISQKPYGMTEQALQILIDLHDGKSTLPANFNVDTGVEVVTPATLDAFQAAAPH; encoded by the coding sequence ATGCGCAGAGTCGCCATGCTGGGAACCCTTCTCGTCTCCGCCTCCCTCCTCGCTACCGCGTGCAGCTCCGGCGCCGGAAGCGCCGGAACCGGGAGCGCCCCGGCGACGGGCGCCGCCGGCGGGGGTGCTGCCGTCCAGGGGGGATCTGCCTCCGACGTCAGCTCGAACACCTACGTCTTCCTGCCCAAGTCGCTCAACAACCCGTACTGGGTGGACGCACGAAAGGGTATGGAGGCCGGGGTCAGCAAGTTCGGTGTGCAGGCTCAGTTCCTGGGCCCGGATACCGACGACGCGGCCAAGCAGGTCGCCATCTTCGAGTCTGTGCTGGCCAAGAAGCCCGCCGGCATCGCGGTGTCCCCCAACGACCCGGGCAGTGTCACCCAGATCGTGGCTATGGCCCGAGCGGCGAACATCCCTGTCATCGCCTGGGACGGCCCGGTCCCCAACAGCGAGGTCCAGGGCTACATCGGGACCGACAACGTGGCGGCGGGGGAGAAGGCCGCCGAGGCTCTCGGCAAGGCGATGGGCGGCAAGGGCAAGGTGGCTGTGGTAATTGGCTCGCTCAGCGCCACCAACCTGAACCAGCGCCTCGATGGTCTGAAGAAGGGCCTGGCCAAGTTCCCGGACATCTCCATCGTGGCCACGGAGCAGTCGGGTGAGTCCGTCGGCGACGCCCAGGCCAAGGCCGAGACCATCCTGCAGGCCCACCCCGACCTCGCTGGCTTTGCTGGCATTGGTGGTTCGGACCTGCCCGGGATCGCGGGTGCCCTGAAGTCCGGTGGGCAGTGCGGCAAGATCAAGACGGTTGGCTTCGACGTCGTGCCGCAGGGTGTCGACGGGATGAAGGGCGGCTGCGTCGATGCGCTCATCTCCCAGAAGCCTTACGGCATGACTGAGCAGGCCCTGCAGATCCTGATCGACCTGCACGACGGCAAGTCCACGTTGCCGGCCAACTTCAACGTCGACACCGGCGTCGAGGTGGTCACTCCGGCGACCCTGGACGCCTTCCAGGCTGCGGCACCGCACTAG
- a CDS encoding class II fructose-bisphosphate aldolase has protein sequence MRDRGTDTLRAAYAQGWSLGAFSTYTQEITQAISLAAEDIGCPVILQAGASAFSHAGRAQLAAQALLAADLAGVPVGVHLDHSRSLKEIRACLDAGYTSVMVDGSHLPFADNIALTQSVVAAAAPYGAWVEGELGAIPGDEDRSERTGPGELTDPGLAEEFVARTGVDALAVAVGNVHGTAADPVPLDLELLARLASLVPVPLVLHGASGLPAAELEAAVGLGVAKVNVNTELRTAFLGAVELALPGAQPSSDVAAALDAAREAVREVVRTKLRQLTRTAASPRTPS, from the coding sequence GTGCGTGACCGGGGCACGGACACCTTGCGCGCTGCCTACGCGCAGGGCTGGTCGCTGGGCGCGTTCTCCACCTACACCCAGGAGATCACCCAGGCGATCTCCCTGGCCGCGGAGGACATCGGGTGCCCGGTGATCCTGCAGGCCGGGGCGAGCGCGTTCAGCCACGCAGGTCGCGCACAGCTGGCCGCGCAGGCCCTGCTGGCCGCCGACCTGGCCGGCGTCCCGGTGGGGGTGCACCTGGACCACTCCCGCAGCCTCAAGGAGATCCGCGCCTGCCTGGACGCCGGGTACACCTCGGTCATGGTCGACGGGTCGCACCTGCCCTTCGCCGACAACATCGCCCTGACCCAGTCGGTGGTGGCGGCCGCGGCCCCCTACGGGGCCTGGGTCGAGGGGGAGCTGGGGGCCATCCCCGGCGATGAGGACCGCTCCGAGCGCACGGGCCCCGGCGAGCTGACCGACCCGGGTCTCGCCGAGGAGTTCGTGGCACGCACCGGTGTAGATGCCCTGGCGGTGGCGGTCGGCAACGTGCACGGCACGGCCGCCGACCCGGTACCCCTGGACCTCGAGCTCCTGGCGCGGCTGGCCTCCCTCGTGCCCGTCCCGCTCGTGCTGCACGGCGCCTCGGGGCTCCCTGCCGCGGAGCTGGAGGCCGCCGTCGGTCTCGGGGTCGCGAAGGTCAACGTGAACACCGAGCTTCGCACCGCGTTCCTCGGTGCTGTCGAGCTGGCCCTGCCGGGTGCGCAACCCAGCTCGGATGTGGCGGCCGCTCTGGATGCCGCCCGCGAAGCCGTGCGCGAGGTGGTCCGCACCAAGCTCCGCCAGCTCACCCGAACCGCCGCTTCCCCCCGGACGCCGTCGTGA
- a CDS encoding four-carbon acid sugar kinase family protein, which yields MSTSPGPVTAVPFGTTTVERLRSGLPKALEVPDALHRIREANATAGTHVVVLDDDPTGSQVVHDVPVLITWADEDLRWAFAHPARAFFILTNTRSLDQRAARALLVDLDQRIARIAAEVGTTVVLLSRSDSTLRGHFPLETDVLADAAAGRGHPYDAVVLSPAYLDAGRVTVGDIHYARIGTDYVPVGETDYATDSAFGYRSSSLPEWVRERAGTAVEVVSLGLDDIRVGGVSRVLELLLSARRGTVVVVNALDDADLEVVALALGEAEATGWRALCRVGPSFVPIRAGVDRRAPLQASEIAAAGARPGRGLVVVGSHVALSSRQLESLLELPGIIPVGLDVEALLDPAGAAVEIDRCAAAMAAAASTADVVLVTSRRRVVVAAGESSLELSRLVSAALVQLTRRLTDVVELGWVIAKGGITSHDIAAHGLDIHRATVLGQLFAGIVSVWRTEPGGVTDTAPAGLPYVVFAGNVGDESTLRDAVSILREVHRA from the coding sequence GTGAGCACCAGTCCTGGGCCGGTGACCGCGGTCCCGTTCGGGACCACCACCGTAGAGCGGTTGCGGTCCGGGCTCCCCAAGGCGCTCGAGGTCCCCGACGCACTGCACCGCATCCGGGAGGCGAACGCCACCGCCGGAACGCACGTGGTCGTCCTGGATGACGACCCCACGGGCAGCCAGGTCGTGCACGACGTCCCGGTCCTCATCACGTGGGCGGACGAGGACCTGCGGTGGGCCTTCGCCCACCCCGCCCGCGCGTTCTTCATCCTCACCAACACCCGCAGCCTGGACCAGCGGGCTGCCCGCGCACTGCTCGTCGACCTCGACCAGAGAATTGCCCGCATCGCCGCCGAGGTCGGCACCACCGTGGTGCTGCTCAGCCGCAGCGACTCCACCCTACGAGGGCACTTCCCCCTCGAGACCGACGTCCTCGCGGACGCCGCAGCCGGCCGCGGCCACCCCTACGACGCTGTTGTTCTTTCCCCCGCCTACCTCGACGCGGGACGGGTCACCGTCGGGGACATCCACTACGCGCGCATCGGGACCGACTACGTCCCGGTGGGCGAGACCGACTACGCCACCGACTCGGCTTTCGGGTACCGCAGCTCCTCACTGCCGGAGTGGGTCCGGGAAAGGGCTGGCACCGCCGTGGAGGTGGTGAGCCTGGGCCTGGACGACATCCGGGTAGGGGGAGTGAGCCGGGTGCTCGAGCTGTTGCTGTCCGCGCGCCGCGGGACGGTGGTCGTGGTGAACGCCCTGGACGACGCCGACCTGGAGGTGGTCGCCCTGGCCCTAGGGGAGGCCGAGGCCACCGGGTGGCGGGCCCTGTGCCGGGTGGGGCCGAGCTTCGTCCCGATCCGGGCGGGCGTTGACCGTCGCGCACCCCTGCAGGCCAGCGAGATCGCCGCCGCCGGAGCCCGCCCAGGGCGGGGCCTGGTGGTGGTCGGTTCGCACGTCGCGCTGAGCTCGCGGCAGCTGGAGTCGTTGCTCGAGCTGCCGGGGATCATCCCCGTCGGGCTCGACGTGGAGGCCCTGCTGGACCCGGCGGGGGCCGCCGTCGAGATCGACCGGTGCGCGGCCGCGATGGCTGCCGCGGCGAGCACCGCCGACGTCGTGTTGGTGACCAGCCGTCGCCGGGTCGTCGTTGCCGCGGGCGAGTCGAGCCTGGAGCTGTCCCGGCTGGTGTCGGCGGCCTTGGTCCAGCTGACCCGGCGCCTGACCGACGTCGTCGAGCTCGGGTGGGTGATCGCCAAGGGCGGCATCACCTCCCACGACATCGCCGCGCACGGGCTGGACATCCATCGGGCGACGGTGCTCGGGCAGCTGTTCGCGGGAATTGTCTCGGTGTGGCGGACCGAGCCGGGTGGGGTCACCGACACCGCCCCCGCGGGTCTTCCCTACGTCGTGTTCGCGGGCAACGTCGGTGACGAGTCGACCCTGCGCGACGCCGTGTCCATCCTCAGGGAGGTCCACCGTGCGTGA